One window of the Eucalyptus grandis isolate ANBG69807.140 chromosome 6, ASM1654582v1, whole genome shotgun sequence genome contains the following:
- the LOC120286075 gene encoding receptor kinase-like protein Xa21: MPTNLSQCSNLVTLNLIDNRLVGKIPHEFGSLSKLQAFSLSKNSLTGSIPHSIGNLSQLSTLSVAFNGLQGEIPQTLSKLHGLKYFQLAFNQLTDEIPLAIFNISGIIYFSAGDNQLRGSIPPYIGDTLPSLTFLNFKSNFFTGIIPPSLSNASGLQYINFLNNRFHELMPAHLGRLKALEVLLLASNQLRDDLSFITSLTNCSRLEIIDVKCNFLEGPLLESIGNLSNNVRVISMSHNLIYGTIPPGIGNLFNLSFLGLLNNSLGGCVPSSIGALHNLHEMYLSRNVLTGEIPSSIGNLTLLNRLCLLFNNFYGEIPQSLGNCKKLIQLELSNNNLSGSIPWEVLGLSTISIIFRLAHNQLSGSLPFQVGSLTNLVELDLSYNKLTGPIPSSISKCLLLGRLSLAVNSFHGKIPQALGTLRGLQELDVSHNDLSGEIPSFLAQLTDLMYLNLSSNKLEGEVPKQGIFLNASAAFVYENKNLCGGIAELNLHSCKLNTSKPLQIEKVRVIATVAAVLSYFIMCLCLFIFWYRRKKSKKNTSSTKLPFEHKFSMVSYEELFRASDGFSEINVIGKGRYGTIYKATTQEGGWVAIKVLNLGHKGASKSFISECQTLGAIRHRNLVKILDVCSSVDHHGNDFKALLYEYMANGSLENWIHQGNEEDIEHEREHRKPGHLRLMQKLDIAIDIASAIKYLHKDCSPMIVHGDLKPSNILLDNEMMGRVGDFGLATICFAVTTEATDIDNCNNSMAVRGSIGYVPPEYGMGDMVSTQGDVYSYGIVLLEMLTGRRPTEEAFKDHLNLHNFVKVALLDRVMEIMDLAIFNGESENDMEKMRDCVASVLRIGVACSMELPWDRMDVANALKELHKIRARYRSK; this comes from the exons ATGCCCACCAATCTTTCTCAGTGCTCAAACCTTGTAACTTTAAATCTCATCGATAACCGACTTGTGGGCAAAATTCCTCATGAGTTCGGCTCGTTGTCAAAGCTTCAAGCTTTCAGTTTGTCTAAAAATAGTCTTACGGGATCTATTCCTCACTCTATTGGAAATCTCTCCCAACTTTCCACTCTCTCTGTCGCATTTAATGGGTTGCAAGGAGAGATTCCCCAGACATTGTCCAAGCTTCATGGTTTGAAGTATTTTCAATTGGCGTTTAACCAACTCACGGACGAAATCCCTCTAGCAATCTTCAACATCTCTGGCATTATCTATTTCAGTGCCGGCGACAATCAATTGAGAGGGAGCATCCCCCCTTATATTGGTGATACTCTTCCTTCTCTCACTTTCCTTAATTTTAAGAGTAATTTTTTTACTGGCATTATACCTCCATCCTTATCGAATGCCTCCGGCCTTCAGTAcatcaactttttaaataaCAGATTTCACGAATTGATGCCTGCACATCTTGGAAGGCTGAAAGCTCTAGAAGTATTGCTCCTTGCTTCTAACCAGTTGCGAGATGACTTGAGTTTCATTACCTCATTGACTAATTGTTCAAGGCtagaaattattgatgtaaaaTGCAATTTTCTTGAAGGTCCATTGCTAGAATCCATTGGCAATCTTTCCAACAATGTTAGAGTAATTTCTATGTCACACAACCTAATTTATGGAACCATTCCTCCAGGAATTGGCAATCTCTTCAACCTATCCTTTCTTGGCTTATTAAACAACTCGCTTGGTGGTTGTGTTCCTTCTTCTATTGGAGCACTCCATAATTTGCATGAAATGTACTTAAGTAGAAATGTGCTAACGGGAGAGATTCCGTCATCGATCGGCAATTTGACGTTATTGAATCGCCTTTGCCTACTGTTCAACAACTTTTATGGGGAAATACCGCAGAGTCTTGGTAATTGCAAGAAGCTAATCCAGCTCGAGCTTTCCAATAATAATCTAAGTGGTTCGATCCCATGGGAGGTTCTTGGCCTTTCTACCATTTCGATTATTTTCAGGTTGGCACATAACCAGTTGAGTGGATCTCTTCCATTTCAAGTTGGGTCCTTGACTAATCTTGTTGAACTAGATTTGTCTTATAATAAGCTAACAGGACCAATTCCTAGCTCCATCAGCAAGTGCTTGCTATTGGGGAGGCTCAGCTTGGCAGTCAATTCCTTTCATGGCAAAATTCCTCAGGCTTTAGGCACATTAAGAGGCTTACAAGAGTTGGATGTTTCCCATAATGACTTATCTGGTGAAATCCCGAGCTTTCTCGCTCAACTTACGGATCTAATGTATTTGAATCTATCTTCAAACAAGCTTGAAGGAGAAGTTCCGAAGCAAGGAATATTTCTCAATGCTAGCGCAGCgtttgtttatgagaataagaATCTCTGTGGAGGTATCGCAGAACTAAACCTTCATTCTTGCAAATTGAATACCTCTAAACCATTACAGATTGAAAAAGTTAGAGTAATCGCCACAGTGGCGGCCGTCTTGTCATATTTCATTATGTGTCTTTGCTTGTTTATCTTTTGGTATCGGAGAAAGAAGTCAAAAAAGAACACCTCTTCAACTAAATTGCCATTTGAACACAAATTTTCAATGGTTTCTTATGAAGAGCTTTTTAGAGCCTCAGACGGATTCTCTGAGATTAATGTGATCGGTAAAGGGAGATATGGTACCATCTATAAAGCAACTACACAAGAAGGTGGCTGGGTGGCGATTAAAGTGCTCAACTTGGGTCACAAAGGTGCTTCAAAGAGCTTCATCTCGGAATGTCAAACCTTAGGGGCTATAAGACACCGAAATCTTGTGAAGATATTGGACGTATGCTCAAGTGTGGATCATCACGGCAACGATTTCAAAGCTCTATTATACGAATACATGGCTAATGGGAGCTTAGAGAATTGGATACACCAAGGAAATGAAGAGGACATTGAGCATGAACGTGAACATAGAAAGCCAGGACATTTGAGACTAATGCAGAAGTTAGACATTGCTATTGACATAGCTTCCGCAATCAAATATCTTCACAAGGATTGCAGCCCAATGATTGTACACGGAGATCTAAAGCCAAGTAACATCCTTCTAGACAACGAGATGATGGGGCGAGTTGGGGATTTCGGGTTGGCGACGATCTGCTTTGCTGTGACAACAGAGGCCACAGACATTGACAACTGCAACAACTCAATGGCAGTGAGGGGTTCCATAGGCTATGTCCCTCCTG AGTATGGCATGGGGGACATGGTATCCACACAAGGCGATGTGTATAGCTATGGTATTGTTTTATTGGAAATGTTAACCGGGAGGAGACCCACGGAAGAGGCTTTTAAGGACCATTTAAATCTCCACAACTTTGTCAAGGTGGCTCTGCTAGACCGAGTGATGGAGATCATGGACTTAGCCATTTTTAACGGAGAAAGTGAGAATGATATGGAGAAGATGAGAGATTGTGTTGCCTCCGTCCTAAGGATTGGAGTTGCGTGTTCGATGGAGTTGCCATGGGATCGGATGGACGTGGCTAATGCCCTCAAGGAACTACATAAGATCCGAGCTAGGTATAGATCCAAGTAG
- the LOC104449507 gene encoding alpha-(1,4)-fucosyltransferase — protein MPLKPVGAYTVALMLCFAALVLFLSGSLEFPSLAASSARGPTVPDAAALLAAGPDPFTDLVGAFEEWDSRVGCVRFRGRQGGRLGNGSNGSSSSSLQVGGDGGSECGELRLSHVSVLVKGWTWIPDNLDNLYPCRCGLSCLWTKSPVLADKPDALLFETSTPPLLRRNGDPLRVYMDLEAGRKRSGREDIFISYHAKDDVQSTYAGSLFHNGRNYHVSSYKDNETLVYWSSSRCLPQRNELAKKLLKLLPYHSFGKCLNNVGGLDRALSFYPECASDVSVTPKWWDHLHCAMSHYKFVLAIENTWTESYVTEKLFYALDAGAVPIYFGAPNVMDFVPPHSIIDGNKFRSMEELATFVKSLANDPVAYAEYHAWRRCGVLGNYGNTRAASLDTLPCRLCEFISKKGGRNARAL, from the exons ATGCCACTGAAGCCCGTCGGCGCCTACACCGTCGCCCTCATGCTGTGCTTCGCCGCCCTCGTCCTCTTCCTCTCGGGCTCCCTCGAGTTCCCCTccctcgccgcctcctccgcccgCGGGCCGACGGTCCCCGACGCCGCCGCCCTCCTCGCCGCCGGCCCCGATCCGTTCACCGATCTGGTGGGCGCGTTCGAGGAGTGGGACTCGCGGGTGGGCTGCGTCCGGTTCAGGGGGAGGCAGGGGGGCCGATTGGGAAATGGGTCCAACGGGTCGTCCTCGTCCTCTCTGCAAGTGGGCGGCGATGGTGGATCGGAGTGCGGCGAGCTGCGGCTGAGCCACGTCAGTGTGCTGGTCAAGGGGTGGACTTGGATCCCCGACAATTTGGACAATTTGTATCCGTGCCGCTGTGGGTTGAGCTGCTTGTGGACTAAATCCCCGGTTCTTGCGGACAAGCCCGACGCGTTGCTGTTTGAGACCTCGACGCCGCCGCTTCTG AGGCGCAATGGAGATCCACTACGCGTATACATGGATCTGGAGGCTGGACGAAAGAGATCAGGCCGAGAAGATATCTTCATCAGTTACCATGCAAAAGACGATGTCCAGTCAACCTATGCTGGATCACTTTTCCACAATGGTCGAAATTACCACGTGTCTTCTTATAAGGACAAT GAGACGCTGGTTTATTGGTCTTCCTCTCGCTGCCTTCCTCAAAGGAACGAACTTGCAAAAAAGCTCCTCAAGTTGCTGCCTTACCATTCATTTGGCAAGTGCTTAAATAATGTCGGCGGTCTCGACAGGGCACTTTCTTTCTATCCCGAGTGTGCCAGCGATGTCAGTGTCACTCCAAAATGGTGGGACCATTTGCACTGCGCCATGTCTCATTATAAGTTTGTTCTCGCAATCGAGAACACTTGGACGGAAAGTTACGTGACGGAGAAGCTATTTTATGCTCTGGATGCCGGGGCAGTCCCCATCTATTTCGGTGCCCCCAACGTCATGGACTTTGTCCCTCCGCATTCGATCATAGACGGGAACAAGTTTAGGTCCATGGAGGAATTGGCAACTTTCGTGAAGTCCCTCGCGAATGATCCGGTGGCGTACGCCGAATACCATGCATGGAGAAGATGTGGTGTATTAGGTAATTATGGAAACACACGTGCGGCAAGTCTCGACACCTTGCCGTGCCGGTTATGTGAGTTCATTAGCAAAAAGGGTGGCAGGAACGCGAGAGCTTTATGA